A window of Pirellula sp. SH-Sr6A contains these coding sequences:
- a CDS encoding DUF6288 domain-containing protein translates to MTLFRLIVGFSLAWFCLTSCASYAADKTPLTIPDLTKGEVIPPESKHDWNLGPTGLRGWMYCDKLVTTDARQIAITKVEENSPADGALAVGDVILGVGGKPFSYDPRTEVGKAITWAESEAGGGRLALLRWRNGTVDDVELKLPILGSFSTTAPYDCSKSEQILLRGLKSLEARMSAPGYSSSTDPIPRSLNALALLASGEPAYQRLLQREASWAASFTREDFRTWYYGYVMIFLAEYTQATGDNSFLPGLRRLAREAASGQSAVGSWGHTFALPDGRLRGYGMMNSPGLPLTIGMVLAREAGVNHSEVTEAIDRSARLLRFYAGKGAVPYGDHAAWMETHEDNGKCGMAAVLFHLLGETGSADFFTRMAVASHSGERDCGHTGNYFNILWSLPAIAQAGPNATGAWTKEFGAWYHDLARRWGGSFAHQGPPEPSFDSYQGWDATGAYLLAYSLPRKKITITGKGARNVPQISLHRAESLIADGRGWDNKDRNTAYDRLDDQDLLSRLGSWSPIVRERAAMALAKRKSPPVSAMIALLESGSIEARMGACVAFEKLRGRAAEAVPTLQLALKHDNMWLRVCAASALSKIGKPAIAALPDLLGMIDRVPSPEDPRGMEQRFVSLAIFDEMLRVPNAMEGVDRDQLRLAIASGLRNQDGRARSEISSIYNRLRYEDLQPLLPAILEAIEKPAPSGEMFADGVRLNGLKVLATHHIEEGIQACADYLRTQNPWASEKRTPEILEILTMYGEHAQRVIPHLSETAAMFEQGELNFPKKFSRQKAEAVRATIKSIGSSKERPSLRRIN, encoded by the coding sequence TCTGGCTTGGTTTTGTCTCACCTCGTGCGCGTCCTATGCGGCCGACAAAACGCCACTCACGATTCCGGACCTCACCAAAGGGGAGGTCATACCTCCAGAATCCAAGCACGATTGGAATCTTGGCCCAACAGGCTTGCGTGGGTGGATGTATTGCGACAAGCTGGTCACGACTGATGCGAGGCAGATTGCAATTACCAAGGTGGAAGAGAACTCTCCTGCTGACGGCGCTCTTGCGGTAGGCGATGTGATTCTGGGGGTCGGGGGCAAACCATTTTCGTACGACCCTCGAACAGAGGTTGGAAAAGCGATTACATGGGCTGAGTCTGAGGCGGGTGGTGGACGACTTGCTCTGTTACGATGGCGAAATGGCACAGTCGATGACGTCGAATTGAAGCTTCCGATCTTAGGAAGCTTTAGTACGACCGCTCCATATGATTGCTCGAAATCCGAGCAAATACTTCTACGAGGGTTGAAGTCGCTTGAAGCTCGGATGTCAGCCCCTGGTTACTCGAGCTCCACGGATCCTATCCCGCGTTCCTTGAATGCACTGGCTCTGTTAGCCAGTGGTGAACCGGCTTATCAACGGCTACTTCAGCGAGAGGCATCGTGGGCTGCGAGCTTTACCCGGGAAGACTTTCGTACCTGGTATTATGGCTACGTTATGATTTTCTTGGCCGAATACACCCAGGCCACAGGAGATAACTCCTTCCTTCCCGGGTTGCGACGATTGGCCAGAGAGGCTGCGAGCGGTCAAAGTGCCGTTGGCTCTTGGGGGCACACCTTTGCACTCCCTGATGGTCGGCTGCGAGGCTACGGGATGATGAATTCACCGGGATTACCCCTCACGATCGGAATGGTTCTCGCTCGAGAAGCTGGTGTGAACCACAGCGAAGTCACGGAGGCTATTGATCGCAGCGCGAGACTTTTACGATTCTATGCGGGCAAAGGAGCGGTGCCTTACGGCGACCATGCCGCTTGGATGGAGACGCATGAGGACAACGGTAAATGTGGTATGGCGGCCGTCCTATTTCATTTACTCGGTGAAACCGGCAGCGCAGACTTTTTTACCCGGATGGCAGTAGCCTCGCATAGTGGGGAACGGGATTGTGGTCACACCGGCAACTACTTCAATATCCTGTGGTCTCTACCTGCCATTGCGCAGGCAGGCCCCAATGCCACAGGGGCATGGACGAAGGAGTTTGGTGCTTGGTACCACGATCTGGCTCGACGATGGGGTGGATCATTTGCCCATCAAGGCCCCCCCGAACCCAGTTTCGATAGCTACCAAGGTTGGGATGCGACCGGCGCTTACTTACTCGCATACTCGCTGCCTCGTAAGAAGATTACGATCACAGGCAAAGGGGCGAGGAATGTGCCGCAGATTTCGCTTCACAGAGCAGAAAGTCTTATCGCCGATGGGCGCGGTTGGGATAATAAGGACCGTAACACAGCCTATGATCGATTGGACGATCAAGACCTTTTATCACGTCTTGGCTCATGGTCGCCAATCGTGCGTGAGCGGGCCGCCATGGCCCTTGCCAAACGAAAGTCGCCCCCCGTTTCCGCGATGATCGCGCTTCTGGAATCGGGCTCCATCGAGGCTCGAATGGGAGCCTGCGTCGCGTTCGAGAAACTGCGAGGCAGGGCTGCAGAAGCAGTCCCCACGCTCCAGCTTGCACTGAAGCATGACAATATGTGGCTCCGCGTTTGCGCTGCCTCTGCACTATCCAAGATTGGAAAACCCGCGATAGCCGCGCTTCCCGATTTGCTAGGAATGATCGATCGTGTTCCATCACCCGAGGATCCGCGGGGCATGGAGCAGAGATTTGTTTCTCTCGCGATATTCGATGAAATGCTTCGCGTCCCGAATGCGATGGAAGGCGTGGATCGTGATCAGTTACGGTTGGCGATTGCAAGCGGCCTGCGAAACCAAGATGGTCGTGCCCGAAGCGAAATCAGCTCCATCTACAATCGCCTTCGCTACGAAGATCTTCAACCACTCCTACCAGCCATCCTCGAAGCGATCGAAAAGCCGGCACCCAGCGGAGAGATGTTTGCCGATGGTGTGCGTTTAAATGGTTTGAAAGTGCTCGCTACCCATCACATCGAAGAAGGAATCCAAGCGTGTGCTGATTATTTGCGAACTCAAAATCCTTGGGCCAGCGAGAAGCGGACGCCCGAGATTCTTGAGATCCTGACGATGTACGGTGAACACGCACAGCGGGTCATCCCGCACTTAAGCGAAACGGCGGCGATGTTCGAGCAAGGGGAGTTGAACTTTCCCAAGAAGTTCAGCCGACAGAAGGCAGAGGCGGTGAGAGCTACTATCAAAAGCATCGGATCTTCCAAAGAACGGCCCTCATTGCGTCGGATCAACTAA
- a CDS encoding DUF1501 domain-containing protein — translation MIYSRREILQSASAGFGFLAFSGLSTLQAQQSGEGNPLAPKASHFPAKAKRVIFLCMQGGPSHVDTFDYKPELGKSNERSGRPGFSPLLASPWSFQQQGKSGLWISELFPELGKHADSLCLIRSMHCDQPIHTRAMTQMHTGTAQFVRPSLGAWTLYGLGTENESMPGFIALNPPAASAQNFGSSFLPAIYSGTKIGRSQGRGAAMLRDRNNNTTPPIPDMTNTRLAKKEQRLQLNFLQELNRQKLEREVVQPEVEGLIESYELAFRMQDVVPKLMDIQDESAKTLALYGIDERDTDGFGRQCLMARRFIESGVRFVEVTHGNWDHHQRLSTQLPQNCREIDKPIAGLLEDLKQRGLLDETLVIWGGEFGRTPDAQNGDGRDHNHKGYTTWMAGGGVRGGFSYGATDELGYQAVEDKCHIHDWHATILHLLGLDHERLTYRYAGRNFRLTDVHGQVLQKILA, via the coding sequence ATGATCTACTCCCGACGTGAAATTCTCCAATCCGCCTCCGCCGGCTTCGGATTCCTTGCGTTCTCCGGACTCTCGACGCTACAGGCTCAGCAATCGGGTGAAGGCAATCCCCTGGCCCCCAAAGCGTCTCACTTTCCTGCGAAAGCAAAGCGAGTGATCTTTCTCTGCATGCAAGGTGGCCCGTCGCACGTCGACACCTTCGATTACAAACCGGAACTTGGCAAGTCCAACGAGCGTAGCGGACGTCCAGGATTCAGCCCACTGCTCGCATCCCCATGGTCCTTTCAGCAGCAAGGAAAAAGCGGGTTATGGATTTCCGAGTTGTTCCCCGAGTTGGGAAAGCACGCGGATTCTCTTTGCTTGATCCGCTCGATGCACTGCGATCAACCGATTCATACTCGAGCCATGACTCAAATGCACACAGGGACCGCCCAATTTGTTCGCCCCTCACTGGGAGCTTGGACGCTCTATGGACTAGGGACAGAAAACGAGAGCATGCCGGGATTCATCGCTCTCAATCCCCCTGCAGCTTCAGCACAGAATTTCGGCAGCTCCTTTCTCCCCGCCATTTACAGCGGAACGAAAATTGGCCGGTCCCAAGGCCGAGGAGCCGCCATGCTGCGCGATCGAAACAACAATACAACTCCCCCCATTCCGGATATGACCAACACCCGGCTGGCTAAAAAGGAGCAACGCCTGCAACTCAATTTCTTACAAGAGCTCAATCGTCAGAAACTGGAACGGGAGGTTGTGCAGCCGGAGGTCGAAGGGCTGATCGAGTCCTACGAGCTTGCGTTCCGTATGCAAGACGTTGTACCGAAGTTGATGGATATCCAAGATGAATCTGCGAAGACACTAGCTCTCTATGGTATTGATGAACGGGACACGGACGGCTTCGGTCGCCAATGCTTGATGGCACGACGATTCATCGAGTCCGGCGTTCGCTTCGTGGAAGTGACTCATGGAAATTGGGATCATCATCAACGTCTTTCGACCCAACTGCCCCAAAACTGCCGAGAGATCGACAAACCGATCGCCGGCCTTCTCGAAGACCTGAAACAACGCGGGCTCCTGGATGAAACCCTCGTAATCTGGGGTGGAGAATTCGGACGAACCCCGGATGCCCAAAACGGCGACGGCCGTGACCATAACCACAAAGGTTACACGACTTGGATGGCTGGTGGAGGTGTCCGCGGAGGCTTCAGCTATGGCGCCACCGACGAGTTGGGATACCAGGCGGTAGAGGACAAGTGCCATATCCACGATTGGCATGCCACCATCCTCCATCTCCTGGGCCTCGATCACGAGCGATTGACGTACCGCTACGCCGGACGCAACTTCCGCTTGACCGATGTCCACGGCCAAGTTCTCCAAAAGATCCTAGCCTAA